In the Mus pahari chromosome 19, PAHARI_EIJ_v1.1, whole genome shotgun sequence genome, one interval contains:
- the Opa3 gene encoding optic atrophy 3 protein: MVVGAFPMAKLFYLGIRQVSKPLANRIKDAARRSEFFKTYICLPPAQLYHWVEMRTKMRIMGFRGTTIKPLNEEAAAELGAELLGEATIFIVGGGCLVLEYWRHQTQQRNKEEEQRAAWNALQDEVGRLALALEALQAQAQAMPSLSALEELREELQEVRGQVCNAHCTSKCQAASSKK, encoded by the exons ATGGTGGTGGGCGCGTTCCCCATGGCGAAGCTGTTCTACTTGGGCATCCGGCAGGTTAGCAAGCCGCTGGCCAACCGCATCAAGGATGCCGCCCGCCGCAGCGAGTTCTTCAAGACCTACATCTGCCTGCCGCCAGCCCAGC TGTACCACTGGGTGGAGATGCGGACGAAGATGCGCATCATGGGCTTCCGGGGCACTACCATCAAGCCGCTGAAtgaggaggcagcagcagagcTGGGTGCTGAGCTGCTGGGTGAGGCCACCATCTTCATTGTGGGCGGAGGCTGCCTGGTCCTGGAGTACTGGCGCCACCAGACTCAGCAGCGCAATAAGGAGGAGGAACAGCGGGCAGCCTGGAACGCGCTGCAGGATGAGGTGGGCCGCCTGGCACTGGCCTTAGAGGCGCTGCAGGCGCAGGCACAAGCGATGCCCTCCTTGAGTGCCCTGGAGGAGCTGCGGGAGGAGCTGCAGGAGGTGCGTGGTCAGGTCTGCAATGCTCACTGTACTTCCAAGTGCCAGGCAGCATCTTCCAAGAAATAG
- the LOC110336899 gene encoding optic atrophy 3 protein homolog, translated as MRTKMCIMGFHAEAIKPLNEDAAAELGANLLGEAIIFAAAGGCLLLEFWRQKSSKHRKEVARVATVLSLRENVDNLEEMLEELQVQVQAALPRNALDELRAELRAELRAELQAELRAELQVEMQEFRTQICKDCYEPELEPKLQCPETPKE; from the coding sequence ATGCGGACCAAGATGTGCATCATGGGCTTCCATGCTGAGGCCATCAAGCCACTGAATGAGGATGCAGCGGCCGAGCTGGGTGCGAACCTGCTGGGCGAAGCCATCATCTTCGCTGCCGCGGGCGGCTGTCTGCTGCTGGAGTTCTGGCGCCAGAAGTCATCGAAACACCGCAAGGAAGTGGCGCGCGTGGCCACAGTGCTGTCGCTGCGGGAGAATGTGGACAACCTGGAGGAAATGCTGGAGGAgttgcaggtgcaggtgcaggcaGCATTGCCCAGGAACGCACTGGATGAGCTGCGGGCAGAGTTGCGGGCGGAGCTGCGGGCAGAGTTGCAGGCGGAGCTGCGGGCAGAGCTTCAAGTTGAGATGCAAGAGTTCAGAACCCAGATCTGTAAAGATTGCTATGAGCCTGAGCTTGAGCCTAAACTCCAGTGTCCAGAGACCCCCAAGGAATAG